Part of the Amycolatopsis sp. 195334CR genome is shown below.
GCTGGTCGATCGCGTAGACCGCCGCCCGTGCCTGGTCCAGGCGCTCCTGACCCGCGTCGGTGAGGCGCGCCGGCAGCGCCCGCCCGTGGTCGCTGGTGGCGGGCCGGGTGATCAGCCCGTCGGCCTGCAACGCGCGCAGCACCACGTTCATCGACTGCCGGGTGACGAACGTCCCCCTGGCCAGTTCGGCGTTCGACAACCCCGGCTGCTGGTCGAGCAGTTCGAGGCAGGCGTACTGCGGCACGGTCAGCCCGTGCTCCCGCAGCGCCTTGTCCATGGCGCCGCGCAGGGCGGCGGCGGCCCCCTTGAGGCGGTACCCGAGGCGGGCGGTCACGTCTTGCATGTCAGGAGTTTGACATACGACCACCGCCGGGTCTACCGTCGCTCATGTCAAAGTCCTGACATCAACCAGGAGGTACTCATGGGACCGGACTTCCTCGCCCTGCAGGTGCGCGACGTGGCGAAGGCGGCCCTCTTCTTCGAGGAGCAGCTCGGCCTGACCCGCGCGCCCGCCTCCCCGCCGGGCGCGGTGGTGTTCGCCACCGAACCCATCCCGTTCGCCGTGCGCGAGCCCCTGCCGGGCCTCGACCTCGACGCGATCGAGCAGCCGGGCGCCGGGATCGCGCTGTGGTTCCGCACGGACGACGCGCAGGCGCTGCACGACCGGCTGGCCGGCGCCGGTGTCCCGGTGCTACGGGCGCCGGA
Proteins encoded:
- a CDS encoding MarR family winged helix-turn-helix transcriptional regulator — its product is MQDVTARLGYRLKGAAAALRGAMDKALREHGLTVPQYACLELLDQQPGLSNAELARGTFVTRQSMNVVLRALQADGLITRPATSDHGRALPARLTDAGQERLDQARAAVYAIDQRLTEAVPASRRAQFLADLDRMAAAVSSG
- a CDS encoding VOC family protein; translation: MGPDFLALQVRDVAKAALFFEEQLGLTRAPASPPGAVVFATEPIPFAVREPLPGLDLDAIEQPGAGIALWFRTDDAQALHDRLAGAGVPVLRAPENGPFGRMFTFAAPEGYAITAHDG